From the Streptomyces nigrescens genome, one window contains:
- a CDS encoding alpha/beta fold hydrolase, translating into MSDHPQQLHASTRAQDGTVLAYQRHGAGRPLMLLAGQANNHHWWDGVREDFHATHTTVTMDYRGTGASGKPDGPYSTRLFADDVIAVLDDLGVERADVYGTSMGGRVAQWVAARHPDRVGRLILGCTSPGGPQAQERDASVRRALAQADPTASRQALLDLMYSPAWLADHPGPYTTLGDPGMPPHARRGHLVASNEHDAWDALPRIVAPTLVLHGDQDRLTPAANAPLLAARIPRARMRLFTGARHAYFQECRPRAGRLVRAFLAGQEDLPLPEAGHG; encoded by the coding sequence ATGTCAGACCACCCTCAGCAGCTCCACGCCTCGACCCGTGCCCAGGACGGCACCGTCCTGGCCTATCAACGTCACGGCGCCGGACGCCCGTTGATGCTCCTTGCAGGACAGGCGAACAACCACCACTGGTGGGACGGAGTGCGCGAGGACTTCCACGCCACACACACCACGGTCACCATGGATTACCGCGGCACCGGGGCAAGCGGCAAACCCGACGGGCCCTACTCCACCCGGCTGTTCGCCGACGATGTGATCGCGGTCCTGGACGACCTGGGTGTCGAGCGGGCCGATGTGTACGGGACCTCCATGGGCGGCCGCGTCGCCCAGTGGGTCGCCGCCCGCCACCCGGACCGGGTCGGCCGCCTCATCCTGGGGTGCACCTCACCCGGCGGACCGCAGGCACAGGAGCGGGACGCCTCGGTACGGCGTGCCCTGGCCCAGGCCGATCCGACCGCGTCGCGGCAGGCCCTCCTCGACCTGATGTACTCCCCTGCCTGGCTGGCGGACCATCCCGGCCCGTACACGACGCTCGGCGACCCCGGGATGCCCCCGCACGCCCGCCGGGGCCATCTGGTGGCCAGCAACGAGCACGACGCCTGGGACGCGCTCCCCCGGATCGTGGCGCCCACCCTGGTGCTGCACGGCGATCAGGACCGGCTCACGCCCGCGGCCAACGCCCCGCTGCTCGCCGCCCGTATCCCCCGGGCCCGGATGCGCCTCTTCACCGGCGCACGCCACGCCTACTTCCAGGAATGCCGCCCCCGGGCCGGCCGCCTGGTCAGGGCCTTCCTCGCCGGCCAGGAGGACCTTCCGCTCCCGGAGGCCGGACACGGCTGA
- a CDS encoding dienelactone hydrolase family protein, with protein sequence MADHDLTGFDRGTFTHDGTTRRILRRGTGPAVIVLAEIPGITPKVLEFAERVAAIGCTAVLPVLFGTPGRDADPAHIGRLKAGLYMASSIGKVCVSREFTVLATGKSSPVVTWLRALAAHEHQRCGGPGVGAVGMCLTGGFALAMATDERLLAPVLSQPSMPLPVTKSRAGTTDISAEELATVRGRCEREGLRVMGLRFRGDRLVPGDRFAFLRRELGEAFTAVELDDSAARPDAVQSPHAVLTEHLIDAPGQPTRAALDGVLDLFRTRLLEQGPLADTEGVGAGA encoded by the coding sequence ATGGCAGATCATGACCTGACGGGTTTTGACCGCGGCACCTTCACCCACGACGGCACCACCCGCCGGATTCTGCGGCGTGGCACGGGGCCCGCCGTGATCGTGCTGGCGGAAATACCGGGGATCACGCCCAAGGTGCTGGAGTTCGCGGAACGCGTGGCGGCCATCGGCTGCACCGCCGTGCTCCCGGTGCTCTTCGGCACGCCCGGCCGCGATGCCGACCCCGCGCACATCGGCCGGCTGAAGGCCGGACTCTATATGGCCTCGTCCATCGGAAAGGTGTGCGTGAGCCGGGAATTCACCGTGCTGGCCACCGGGAAGTCCTCCCCCGTGGTGACCTGGCTGCGGGCCCTGGCCGCGCACGAGCACCAGCGCTGCGGCGGCCCCGGCGTCGGGGCCGTCGGCATGTGTCTCACCGGGGGCTTCGCCCTGGCCATGGCCACCGACGAGCGCCTTCTCGCCCCCGTCCTGTCCCAGCCGTCCATGCCGCTGCCCGTTACCAAGAGCCGGGCCGGCACCACCGATATCTCCGCCGAGGAACTCGCCACCGTCCGGGGGCGGTGTGAGCGCGAGGGCCTTCGGGTCATGGGGCTCCGGTTCCGCGGGGACCGGCTGGTACCGGGTGACCGGTTCGCCTTTCTGCGCCGCGAGCTCGGCGAGGCATTCACCGCCGTCGAACTGGACGACTCCGCCGCGCGTCCCGACGCGGTGCAGTCGCCGCACGCCGTACTGACCGAGCACCTCATCGACGCACCGGGCCAGCCGACCCGCGCGGCGCTGGACGGGGTGCTCGACCTCTTCCGTACGCGCTTGCTCGAACAGGGCCCGCTCGCGGACACGGAGGGCGTGGGGGCAGGTGCGTGA
- a CDS encoding DJ-1/PfpI family protein has product MHRRNLLRSGVVATAGLGLGAVTTAPASPAEPRRGPLRVHTVLYDGVEEQDFAGPVEVFGIIEPSRLKQTFVTAGGPGTVTTSSGMEIVIRAPWSPRSADVIIVPGGGYGKGSGVSEQIRLGTLPKALAAARRTGLTLAGVCTGTMLLSAAGLTRGRPCTTHHIAKKELAEAGGKVVAGRVVDDGDLVTCGGVTSGIDLALWLVERHYGPHSALVAEEVLEYERRGTVWRAG; this is encoded by the coding sequence ATGCACAGACGGAATCTTCTTCGCTCCGGCGTGGTCGCCACGGCCGGCCTCGGCCTCGGGGCGGTCACGACCGCCCCGGCGTCACCCGCCGAGCCACGTCGTGGGCCGCTGCGGGTGCACACGGTGCTCTACGACGGAGTGGAGGAACAGGACTTCGCCGGACCGGTGGAGGTCTTCGGCATCATCGAGCCGAGCCGGCTCAAGCAGACGTTCGTCACCGCCGGCGGACCGGGGACGGTGACCACGTCGTCCGGTATGGAGATCGTGATCCGGGCACCGTGGTCGCCGCGCTCGGCCGACGTGATCATCGTGCCCGGAGGCGGCTACGGGAAGGGGTCGGGGGTGAGCGAGCAGATCCGCCTCGGCACCCTGCCCAAGGCGCTGGCCGCGGCTCGCCGGACCGGTCTGACCCTGGCGGGGGTGTGCACCGGGACGATGCTGCTCTCCGCCGCCGGCCTCACCAGGGGACGGCCCTGCACCACGCACCACATCGCCAAGAAGGAGCTGGCGGAAGCGGGCGGGAAGGTGGTCGCCGGCCGGGTGGTCGACGATGGCGACCTGGTCACCTGTGGGGGAGTCACCTCCGGTATCGACCTCGCCCTGTGGCTCGTCGAGCGCCACTACGGACCGCACTCTGCCCTCGTCGCCGAAGAGGTGCTGGAGTACGAACGCCGGGGCACCGTCTGGCGAGCGGGGTAG
- a CDS encoding GlxA family transcriptional regulator has translation MHTVAILALEDVAAFDLTIPCQVFAMAHGPDGSPAYEVRVCAGRTVTATAGRHPSFRISSPYGLDDARDADTVIVPGVRPDRAPSPRALRLIREVADRGGRVASICTGAFVLAKAGLLDGRRATTHWMFAGQLAQRFPDVEVDPSVLFVDNGQILTSAGVAAGLDLCLHMVRRDLGAAAAARTARMIVMAPQRAGGQAQFIEHRDPPSNTDHLGPVLEWMQENLDKPLTVADIARRAAMSSRSLSRRFRAQTGTTPLQWLLHRRLQRARELLETTDLSMERVARAAGFGSTETLRHHFSRHVGTTPTAYRATFQSC, from the coding sequence ATGCACACAGTTGCCATCCTGGCTCTTGAGGACGTGGCGGCCTTCGATCTGACCATCCCCTGCCAGGTGTTCGCCATGGCGCACGGCCCGGACGGCAGCCCTGCGTACGAGGTGCGGGTGTGTGCGGGGCGGACGGTCACCGCGACCGCCGGCCGGCATCCGTCCTTCCGGATCTCCTCGCCGTACGGACTGGACGACGCCCGCGACGCCGACACGGTGATCGTGCCCGGTGTCCGCCCGGACCGGGCGCCGTCGCCGCGAGCCCTGCGGCTGATACGCGAGGTGGCCGACCGGGGCGGACGCGTGGCGTCGATCTGTACCGGGGCGTTCGTGCTCGCGAAGGCCGGTCTGCTCGACGGGCGCCGGGCGACCACGCACTGGATGTTCGCCGGCCAACTGGCGCAGCGCTTCCCGGACGTGGAGGTGGATCCCTCCGTCCTGTTCGTCGACAACGGTCAGATCCTGACCTCCGCGGGCGTCGCCGCGGGGCTCGATCTGTGCCTGCACATGGTGCGCCGGGACCTGGGGGCGGCCGCGGCGGCCCGTACCGCCCGCATGATCGTCATGGCGCCGCAGCGAGCCGGCGGCCAGGCGCAGTTCATCGAGCACCGCGATCCCCCCAGCAACACCGACCACCTCGGGCCGGTCCTGGAGTGGATGCAGGAGAACCTCGACAAACCGCTGACCGTCGCCGACATCGCCCGCCGGGCCGCGATGAGCAGCCGCAGCCTGTCCCGGCGGTTTCGCGCGCAGACGGGGACCACTCCGCTGCAGTGGCTGCTCCACCGGCGTCTGCAGCGGGCGAGAGAGCTGCTGGAGACGACCGACCTGAGCATGGAGCGGGTCGCCCGGGCGGCGGGGTTCGGGTCGACCGAAACGCTCCGGCACCACTTCTCCCGGCATGTCGGCACCACCCCCACCGCCTACCGCGCGACGTTCCAGAGCTGCTGA
- a CDS encoding DinB family protein, protein MPCMSDQPARWTQATVYPDMWADPDDDPRSEGPGPDGELPTLQDFLTNYRRTLRMKCEGLDAEQLARRSVPPSTMSLLGLVRHLAETERDWRNWITDGDPLPKLYGAKDADFHGAVAEQAVVDSAYSDLEREQAATDAALAEHPDLGERVGKEGIAVRELLVHRVEEYARHCGHADLLRECVDGRVGQ, encoded by the coding sequence ATGCCATGCATGAGTGACCAACCCGCGCGATGGACCCAGGCAACCGTCTACCCCGACATGTGGGCCGATCCGGACGACGACCCCCGCAGCGAAGGACCTGGTCCGGACGGCGAGCTTCCGACGCTGCAGGACTTCCTGACGAACTACCGCAGGACCCTGCGGATGAAGTGCGAGGGTCTGGACGCGGAGCAACTGGCCCGTCGGTCGGTGCCGCCGTCGACGATGTCGCTGCTCGGCCTGGTCCGGCACCTCGCCGAGACGGAACGGGACTGGCGCAACTGGATCACCGACGGTGACCCGCTGCCGAAGCTGTACGGCGCGAAGGACGCGGACTTCCATGGAGCGGTGGCCGAGCAGGCCGTGGTCGACTCGGCGTACTCCGATCTGGAGCGCGAGCAGGCCGCGACCGATGCCGCGCTGGCCGAGCACCCGGACCTGGGCGAGCGGGTGGGGAAGGAAGGGATCGCCGTACGGGAGCTGCTGGTGCACAGGGTCGAGGAGTACGCCCGGCACTGCGGGCACGCCGACCTGTTGCGCGAGTGCGTCGACGGAAGGGTGGGCCAGTAA
- a CDS encoding zinc ribbon domain-containing protein, giving the protein MEATEATATLPQQPSGPPSPAPTAPGLAANRRTAVPRWGNGRDLTRYLCAAAYLDRAYAGSLIKQVAAEPHLGVAAAPACDIPVVLRHAYLANARRHGRDLVLTVLLLLAFVFTFWVADGGITLLALFLSWVTVLSFELSTKYGRHLQSLRPDRFDPAAAPPPLNGDIATRLRQIGEYADGNVTTYSGYSPFIGYGAELDSWSLTFDVTTSSRPGGEPQEFDVTELYAHIAERVSTLALPCLEIEERLFADGATLLGDTRFLPEPLGRPVPRIPFDQLDALKRTPEEGARPYLAVHSTGWGGELVTSLFLRFVRSDSNLFVEAVPTVLFPLLDRYRVIDTLMPRPPLGELAKLVSETAVSTVFILLASPVRAIAGFAPDYGMSRRLRRQRKLITRLRSFDYGARQSVRRQAAATRHQRHFQKADSGMVLKTVEKRVLDALVEFAEARGIDVGELIQRQQTIINNGIIASHGARVDSSSVASGDRSRTAMNIINKIPLLKLD; this is encoded by the coding sequence TTGGAGGCCACCGAGGCGACCGCGACGCTGCCGCAGCAGCCTTCCGGCCCTCCCTCACCTGCGCCGACAGCGCCCGGCCTGGCCGCCAACCGCCGCACCGCCGTGCCGCGTTGGGGTAACGGCCGGGATCTGACCAGGTATCTGTGTGCGGCCGCCTACCTGGACCGCGCCTACGCCGGGTCGCTCATCAAACAGGTCGCCGCCGAACCGCATCTGGGGGTGGCGGCGGCCCCGGCGTGCGACATCCCCGTGGTGCTCCGGCACGCCTATCTGGCCAACGCGCGCCGTCACGGCCGGGATCTCGTGCTCACCGTCCTGCTCCTGCTGGCCTTCGTCTTCACGTTCTGGGTCGCCGACGGGGGGATCACCCTGCTGGCGCTCTTCCTCTCCTGGGTGACGGTGCTCTCCTTCGAGCTCTCGACGAAATACGGTCGGCATCTGCAGAGCCTGCGCCCGGACCGGTTCGACCCGGCGGCCGCGCCCCCGCCGCTCAACGGCGATATCGCGACGCGTCTGCGCCAGATCGGCGAGTACGCCGACGGGAACGTCACCACCTACAGCGGCTATTCACCGTTCATCGGCTACGGGGCCGAGCTCGACTCATGGTCCCTGACCTTCGACGTCACCACATCGAGCCGGCCGGGGGGAGAGCCGCAGGAATTCGATGTGACGGAGCTCTACGCCCATATCGCCGAGCGCGTCAGCACCCTGGCGCTGCCCTGTCTGGAGATCGAGGAGCGGCTCTTCGCCGACGGGGCGACCCTCCTGGGGGACACCCGCTTCCTGCCCGAACCGCTCGGCCGGCCCGTCCCCCGGATCCCCTTCGATCAGCTGGACGCGCTGAAGCGGACGCCCGAGGAAGGCGCCCGCCCTTATCTGGCGGTGCACTCCACCGGCTGGGGCGGCGAGTTGGTCACCTCGCTGTTCCTGCGCTTCGTGCGGTCGGACTCCAACCTCTTCGTGGAAGCCGTCCCGACGGTGTTGTTCCCCCTGCTCGACCGCTACCGGGTCATCGACACCCTGATGCCCCGCCCGCCCCTGGGCGAGCTCGCCAAGCTCGTCTCGGAGACGGCGGTCAGCACCGTTTTCATTCTGCTGGCCTCGCCCGTGCGCGCGATCGCGGGATTCGCCCCCGACTACGGGATGTCCCGGCGGTTGCGCCGCCAGAGAAAGCTGATCACCAGGCTGCGCAGCTTCGACTACGGGGCGCGGCAGAGCGTCCGCCGGCAGGCCGCGGCCACCCGCCACCAACGGCATTTCCAGAAGGCCGACAGCGGCATGGTCCTGAAGACGGTCGAGAAGCGGGTTCTGGACGCACTCGTCGAATTCGCCGAGGCGCGTGGCATCGACGTGGGCGAGCTGATCCAGCGTCAGCAGACGATCATCAACAACGGCATCATCGCGTCCCACGGAGCGCGGGTGGACTCAAGCTCGGTCGCCTCCGGCGACAGGTCCCGGACCGCGATGAACATCATCAACAAGATCCCGCTGCTCAAGCTGGACTGA
- a CDS encoding SDR family oxidoreductase, with translation MILVTGATGNIGRALLEELRACGAGPVRGLTRDAARVTFPEGVEAVEGDLGRAGSLNSALNGVRSLFLVQGMGAESEVLEAARQAGVEHVVLVSSITVQTHPHLPAAGVNAAVERLLKDSGMAWTILRPTQFASNTLWWATSIREHGTVHVPYADLGLPTIHPADIAAVARAALVEPGHRGRTYPLTGPERVTARQQVAALAAALGQELSLVGISREQAHRQMASFMGDETANAVLDLMGGDLNEELLKVRDTVPQLTGRPATPFRQWATEHAAAFR, from the coding sequence GTGATCCTCGTGACAGGAGCCACCGGAAATATTGGACGCGCTCTGCTGGAGGAGCTGCGCGCATGCGGTGCAGGGCCGGTGCGAGGTCTTACCCGGGACGCCGCACGGGTCACCTTCCCTGAAGGAGTCGAAGCCGTTGAGGGGGATCTCGGACGGGCGGGATCCCTCAACTCGGCGCTCAATGGCGTGCGTTCACTGTTCCTGGTGCAGGGCATGGGGGCAGAGAGTGAGGTTCTTGAGGCTGCCCGGCAAGCAGGTGTGGAGCATGTGGTCCTCGTGTCGTCGATCACGGTGCAGACCCATCCGCACCTGCCCGCCGCCGGGGTGAATGCGGCCGTCGAGCGGTTGCTGAAGGACTCCGGTATGGCCTGGACGATCCTGCGGCCGACACAGTTCGCTTCCAACACCTTGTGGTGGGCGACATCGATCCGCGAGCACGGGACGGTCCATGTGCCGTACGCGGATCTGGGGCTTCCGACAATCCATCCCGCGGACATCGCGGCAGTGGCCCGAGCGGCGCTCGTCGAGCCGGGCCACCGAGGGCGGACGTACCCGCTGACCGGACCGGAGCGCGTCACGGCACGGCAGCAGGTGGCGGCCCTGGCTGCGGCTCTGGGACAAGAGCTGTCCTTGGTCGGGATCAGCCGGGAGCAGGCCCACCGGCAGATGGCTTCCTTCATGGGGGACGAGACCGCGAACGCGGTGCTCGACCTCATGGGCGGGGACCTCAACGAGGAACTGCTGAAGGTGCGCGACACCGTCCCGCAGCTCACCGGCCGCCCCGCCACCCCCTTCCGGCAATGGGCCACGGAGCACGCCGCCGCCTTCCGCTGA
- a CDS encoding DUF1453 domain-containing protein, whose translation MGGICVNPWLLAAIIAVVVIAVVIKRMIGEPVNARDLFVAPAILTGIGILSLVKRTDLTGTDLTWVITGAVFGAALGALRGATVQLVDKGGVLWQRYTGRTFLAVIGTLALTAGFSVLAVKMGMHEHARPLQLSIGVSFLGESLMVGRRAMTSGIPFAPARAR comes from the coding sequence ATGGGTGGTATCTGCGTGAACCCCTGGCTGCTCGCCGCGATCATCGCGGTGGTCGTGATCGCGGTCGTGATCAAGCGGATGATCGGCGAACCGGTCAACGCAAGGGACCTCTTCGTGGCCCCGGCGATCCTGACCGGGATCGGCATCCTGTCCCTCGTCAAGAGGACGGATCTGACCGGCACCGACCTCACCTGGGTCATCACGGGCGCCGTCTTCGGTGCGGCCCTCGGCGCACTCCGCGGCGCCACCGTTCAACTCGTCGACAAGGGAGGCGTCCTGTGGCAGCGGTACACCGGCCGCACCTTCCTCGCCGTGATCGGCACCCTGGCGCTCACGGCCGGCTTCAGTGTCCTGGCGGTGAAGATGGGCATGCACGAGCACGCACGTCCCCTCCAGCTCTCCATCGGCGTGAGCTTCCTCGGCGAGTCCCTGATGGTCGGCCGTCGCGCCATGACGTCGGGGATCCCCTTCGCCCCGGCGCGTGCTCGCTGA
- a CDS encoding TetR/AcrR family transcriptional regulator, with product MPKIVDPVVRRRAVAQAVLSVAARQGLEHASLRNVAEEAGLAIGSVRHYFADHDELMTFTMRELSRRIGDRVRPHAERLLAPDGHTDRRAETEELLAELLPLDEPRRQEAALWLAFTAAAHTRPELRPCAAEMQADLHSLMSRVLHEAQSAGGLPDGMDVELESTRLAALLDGLTLQATLLPDRYPPKLLRQVLRRHLEALRAGS from the coding sequence GTGCCGAAGATCGTTGATCCCGTGGTCCGCCGCAGGGCGGTGGCGCAGGCCGTCCTGTCCGTCGCCGCCCGGCAGGGGCTGGAGCATGCGTCGCTGCGCAACGTCGCCGAGGAAGCCGGACTCGCCATCGGCTCGGTCCGCCACTACTTCGCCGATCACGACGAGTTGATGACCTTCACCATGCGGGAGCTGAGCCGGCGCATCGGCGACCGCGTCCGCCCCCATGCCGAGCGACTGCTGGCCCCCGACGGCCACACCGACCGCCGGGCCGAGACAGAGGAGCTCCTGGCCGAGCTCCTCCCCCTGGACGAGCCCCGCCGCCAGGAGGCGGCACTCTGGCTCGCGTTCACCGCCGCCGCACACACCCGCCCCGAACTGCGGCCCTGCGCCGCCGAGATGCAGGCCGACCTGCACAGCCTGATGTCGCGCGTACTGCACGAGGCCCAGTCCGCCGGCGGGCTGCCGGACGGCATGGACGTCGAACTGGAAAGCACGCGACTGGCCGCCCTCCTCGACGGACTCACGCTCCAGGCAACCCTGCTGCCGGACCGCTATCCGCCGAAGCTGCTCCGACAGGTACTGCGACGGCACCTGGAAGCCCTCAGAGCCGGCAGCTGA
- a CDS encoding NAD(P)H-dependent oxidoreductase, producing MSDLYAMKWKAAVDADDFPDHPADRQLGVMAASERSTLAGRLAPDIAAEQEKVRWSDAVILQFPMWWFSVPAILKGWIDRVFTSGFGYGPEVPPPYSEGALAGRRALLSATMGARESAFSDRGIHGRLADVLHPVQHGLFWFTGMAPLEPFAVYDANELPQDRFTAAKQAYGQRLDGLFTDEPVPFRSLVGGDYGRDMRLLPGAESPGTAGLDLHVHPQA from the coding sequence GTGTCCGACCTCTACGCGATGAAGTGGAAGGCAGCAGTGGACGCCGACGACTTCCCCGACCACCCGGCGGACCGGCAACTGGGCGTGATGGCCGCCTCCGAGCGGTCCACGCTGGCGGGCCGGCTGGCGCCCGACATCGCGGCGGAGCAGGAGAAGGTGCGCTGGTCGGACGCGGTGATCCTGCAATTCCCGATGTGGTGGTTCTCGGTGCCCGCGATCCTGAAGGGCTGGATCGACCGGGTGTTCACCAGCGGGTTCGGCTACGGCCCGGAGGTGCCGCCGCCCTACAGCGAAGGCGCCCTGGCGGGACGGCGTGCGCTGCTGTCGGCAACGATGGGCGCCCGGGAGTCGGCGTTCTCCGACCGCGGCATTCACGGCCGGCTGGCGGACGTCCTCCACCCGGTGCAGCACGGCCTGTTCTGGTTCACCGGCATGGCGCCGCTCGAACCGTTCGCGGTGTACGACGCGAACGAGCTGCCGCAGGACCGTTTCACGGCGGCGAAGCAGGCGTACGGACAACGGCTCGACGGCCTCTTCACGGACGAGCCGGTCCCGTTCCGGTCGCTCGTCGGCGGCGACTACGGCCGCGATATGCGACTGCTGCCGGGCGCGGAGTCACCGGGAACTGCCGGACTGGACCTCCACGTCCACCCACAGGCCTGA
- a CDS encoding helix-turn-helix domain-containing protein gives MDGVDHIERMDGVDGVDDRIEGGGEGGGGGGGAIECAERAGGVDGVGDAQRALGGFLRARRGRVAPEHVGLAGGRRRRVRGLRREELAQLAGISVDYYVRLEQGRATQPSTEVLDALAGALGLDAAERRHLATLAGARRDPAPRARVSPLLQRLLDSMAPFPAFATNHRLDVVAWNGLGAELIGGVADPGRRDRNNARYLFLDPASRTVHPDWEDRAGEAVGQLRVSAGRYPDDAELTALVGELSARSAEFRRIWETGEVVMCAAGRKRLRHPEAGLLTLDYETLHVPAAPGETGLVVHVFSAEEDSEAAVALGRLAMTVMAPAQRSAGADSAEGGGPR, from the coding sequence ATGGACGGCGTGGACCACATCGAGCGCATGGACGGCGTAGACGGCGTAGACGACCGGATCGAGGGCGGGGGCGAGGGCGGGGGCGGGGGCGGCGGTGCCATCGAGTGCGCCGAACGCGCCGGCGGGGTCGACGGGGTCGGCGATGCCCAGCGGGCGCTCGGGGGCTTTCTGCGTGCCCGCCGGGGGCGCGTCGCGCCGGAGCACGTCGGGCTCGCCGGGGGCCGTCGCCGACGGGTGCGCGGGCTGCGCCGTGAGGAGCTGGCCCAGCTCGCCGGGATCAGCGTCGACTACTACGTACGCCTCGAACAGGGGCGGGCCACCCAGCCGTCCACCGAGGTGCTCGACGCGCTCGCCGGGGCGCTCGGTCTCGACGCGGCAGAGCGCCGGCATCTCGCCACCCTGGCCGGTGCCAGGCGTGACCCCGCGCCCAGGGCCCGGGTCAGCCCCCTGCTGCAGCGGCTCCTGGACTCCATGGCGCCTTTCCCGGCCTTCGCGACGAACCACCGCCTCGACGTGGTGGCCTGGAACGGTCTGGGTGCCGAGCTGATCGGCGGGGTGGCCGACCCGGGCCGCCGCGACCGGAACAACGCCAGATACCTCTTCCTCGACCCCGCCTCCCGGACCGTCCACCCCGACTGGGAGGACCGGGCAGGCGAGGCCGTGGGCCAGCTGCGGGTCTCCGCGGGGCGTTACCCCGACGACGCGGAGCTGACCGCCCTGGTCGGCGAACTGTCCGCGCGCAGCGCCGAGTTCCGGCGGATCTGGGAGACCGGCGAGGTGGTGATGTGCGCGGCGGGGCGCAAGCGGCTGCGGCACCCGGAGGCCGGGCTGCTCACCCTGGACTACGAGACGCTGCACGTCCCGGCCGCGCCCGGTGAGACGGGTCTGGTGGTGCATGTGTTCAGCGCCGAGGAGGACAGCGAGGCGGCCGTCGCCCTCGGCCGGCTGGCGATGACCGTGATGGCGCCAGCCCAGCGGTCGGCCGGGGCGGATTCCGCCGAGGGTGGCGGCCCACGCTGA
- a CDS encoding MFS transporter, translating to MTLIAARAVQGLAGAAMFSTLLPLIGLTYTGRDRGVAFAVWGAVAGAAAGIGNVAGGILTQFLSWQWIFHVGVPVCLATLALSAAVLTDDARTPTRIDYLGIVTFTPAALGITFGIINGGEQGWTSGPAVLGFAVGAAMLALFLLAERTGSNPMIAPALFRKREFNGTLVAAMGYYLAGFGALPVISLWLQDGAGLSALSTALVITVQPVAFFATSAVAGSMLHRLPAHRTLGGGALAVGAGNVLMLAIGAGSSWIALIPGLVVTGVGAGIVSPVLPSAAMSAAPASQSGVASAAANCARQLGLALGIAVLGSVFHRFSTTSGRTGLHAAYAHGLTAVFAVAAAIGLGSGILALRLLTPPRPATQPA from the coding sequence ATGACGCTGATCGCGGCACGCGCGGTACAGGGACTGGCCGGTGCCGCGATGTTCTCGACGCTGCTGCCGCTCATCGGACTGACGTACACCGGCCGCGACAGAGGCGTGGCCTTCGCCGTATGGGGTGCGGTCGCCGGTGCCGCCGCCGGCATCGGCAATGTCGCCGGGGGAATCCTGACGCAGTTTCTGTCCTGGCAGTGGATCTTCCACGTCGGAGTGCCGGTCTGCCTGGCCACCCTGGCGCTCTCCGCAGCGGTGCTGACCGACGACGCCAGAACCCCGACCCGCATCGACTACCTGGGCATCGTCACGTTCACGCCGGCGGCCCTCGGCATCACCTTCGGCATCATCAACGGGGGTGAGCAGGGGTGGACCTCCGGCCCGGCCGTGCTTGGCTTCGCCGTCGGGGCGGCGATGCTCGCGTTGTTCCTCCTCGCCGAACGCACCGGCAGCAACCCGATGATCGCGCCGGCCCTTTTCCGCAAGCGGGAGTTCAACGGCACCCTGGTCGCGGCCATGGGCTACTACCTCGCCGGATTCGGGGCGCTGCCGGTCATCTCCCTCTGGCTGCAGGACGGCGCGGGGCTCAGCGCGCTGTCCACCGCCCTGGTCATCACCGTGCAGCCGGTGGCCTTCTTCGCCACCTCGGCCGTGGCCGGCAGCATGCTGCACCGGCTGCCCGCGCACCGGACCCTCGGCGGCGGCGCGCTCGCCGTCGGAGCGGGAAACGTACTCATGCTGGCGATCGGCGCCGGTTCGTCCTGGATTGCGCTGATCCCCGGCCTGGTGGTCACCGGGGTCGGCGCGGGCATCGTCTCGCCCGTCCTGCCGTCCGCCGCCATGTCCGCCGCACCCGCGTCACAGAGCGGAGTCGCCTCCGCGGCGGCCAACTGCGCCCGCCAACTCGGCCTGGCCCTGGGCATCGCCGTACTCGGCTCCGTCTTCCATCGGTTCTCCACGACGTCCGGCAGGACCGGCCTCCACGCGGCCTACGCCCATGGCCTCACCGCCGTGTTCGCCGTCGCCGCCGCCATCGGACTGGGCAGCGGAATCCTGGCCCTCCGGCTTCTCACACCACCACGCCCTGCCACACAGCCGGCGTAG
- a CDS encoding MFS transporter yields the protein MHKWLPLVATCSGTFMLLVYSTIVTVALPGVADDLHASFSSLQWIIDVYTLALAGLLLGMGSLGDNLGRKRLYLTGLTVFALATLACGLAPTS from the coding sequence ATGCACAAATGGCTGCCGCTGGTTGCCACTTGCTCGGGAACGTTCATGCTGCTCGTCTACTCGACGATCGTGACGGTGGCGCTGCCCGGCGTGGCCGACGACCTGCACGCAAGCTTCAGCTCCCTGCAATGGATCATCGATGTCTACACCCTCGCGCTGGCCGGCCTGCTGCTCGGCATGGGATCACTCGGCGACAACCTGGGCCGCAAACGCCTCTACTTGACCGGCCTCACCGTCTTCGCCCTCGCCACCCTCGCCTGCGGTCTTGCACCCACGTCATGA